One segment of Cutaneotrichosporon cavernicola HIS019 DNA, chromosome: 4 DNA contains the following:
- the ERV29 gene encoding uncharacterized protein (SURF4 family) → MSQRIHLNPNRGQPAYAAPSYNAGYSPDPISTSRPTRSDNEVIAKIQEVSSQIEDAIEIYSQPIRPWVPAIARFLIVATFLEDAIRILAQWSDQKWYIEHQRGIPWGLSHMFLLINVIAMLAGSIGVIARRFPEYSVAALLFVVILQGIGYGLLFDVSFFLRNLSVIGGLLMVLSDSLATKKKIFAGLPSISETDRRKYVQLAGRVLLIFLFVGFIFQGNWSIGRVFVSIIGLGACIMVAVGFKAKWSASFLVLLLSVFNVLVNKWWSVHPAHPQRDFLKYDFFQTLSIVGGLLLLVNMGPGGISVDEKKKVY, encoded by the exons ATGTCCCAGCGGATCCACCTCAACCCGAACCGCGGGCAGCCTGCGTACGCGGCCCCTTCCTACAATGCGGGATACAGCCCTGACCCAATCTCCACGTCGCGGCCCACGAGATCGGACAACGAGGTCATCGCCAAAATCCAGGAAGTGTCAAGCCAAATCGAAGATGCGATTGAGATTTACTCACAG CCTATCCGCCCATGGGTGCCCGCCATCGCGCGCTTCCTCATTGTCGCGACTTTCCTTGAGGATGCTATCCGCATCCTGGCCCAGTGGAGCGACCAGAAGTGGTACATTGAGCATCAGAGGGGCATTCCCTGGGGCCTCAGCCACATGTTCCTTCTGATCAACGTTATC GCCATGCTTGCCGGTTCGATTGGCGTCATCGCTCGCCGCTTCCCAGAGTACTCGGTCGCGGCCCTTCTCTTCGTCGTTATCCTCCAAGGAATCGGCTACGGCCTCCTCTTCGAcgtctccttcttcctccgcaACCTCTCGGTCAttggcggcctcctcaTGGTCCTCTCTGACAGCCTCGCGACCAAGAAGAAGATCTTTGCCGGCCTGCCCTCGATCTCCGAGACCGACCGCCGCAAGTACGTCCAGCTGGCTGGCCgtgtcctcctcatcttcctcttcgtcgGTTTCATCTTCCAGGGCAACTGGAGCATCGGACGCGTGTTCGTCAGCATCATCGGGCTGGGCGCGTGCATCATGGTTGCTGTTGGATTTAAGGCCAAGTGGAGCGCTTcgttcctcgtcctcctcctcagcgtGTTCAACGTGCTGGTTAACAAGTGGTGGTCCGTCCACCCCGCCCACCCCCAGCGTGACTTCCTCAAGTACGACTTCTTCCAGACGCTCTCAATCGTCGGTGgtctgctcctcctcgtcaatATGGGCCCTGGCGGCATCTcggtcgacgagaagaagaag GTCTACTGA
- a CDS encoding uncharacterized protein (UNC-50 family): MAPLLPMASPSPAFDDGFLPRSDRGLPIMLRRLTKFKTMDFELAFWQLTYLVVAPRRVYKQTYHHKQTKNLWARDDPAMLILIAACCVVTASVWGFMYDYGTAGTIWLILKMVFRDFIIVSLVVALVFWLIANRLMVLATAHSGITDNRVEFTYAFDVAVNSFFPAFLTLYVGLLPLAALVVKNNWVCLLLGNTLFLIAGFQYIYITYLGYAALPFVARSELFLAPLLPLFGGYLLSLLGFNVVRTVLELYFGEPWHT, translated from the exons ATGGCGCCACTCCTGCCCAtggcctcgccgtcgccggcTTTCGACGACGGCTTCCTCCCCCGTTCTGACCGGGGTCTGCCCATCATGCTCCGGCGGTTGACAAAGTTCAAGACCATG GACTTTGAGCTCGCGTTCTGGCAGCTGAcgtacctcgtcgtcgcgccacGAAGGGTATACAAACAGACATATCACCA caagcAGACGAAGAACCTCTGGGCACGAGACGA cccGGCGATGTTGATCTTAATCGCAGCGTGCTGTGTCGTCACGGCATCTGTGTGGGGGTTCATGTACGACTACGGGACAGCCGGCACGATCTGGCTCATTCTGAAGATGGTCTTCC GCGATTTCATCATCGTCTCGCTGGTGGTAGCGCTGGTGTTCTGGCTCATCGCTAACCGCCTCATGGTGTTGGCTACCGCACACTCGGGGATCACGGACAACCGTGTCGAGTTCACGTACGCTTTCGACGTCGCTGTCAACTCGTTCTTCCCAGCCTTCCTCACGCTCTACGTTGGGCTCCTCCCGCTCGCTGCCCTCGTGGTGAAGAATAACTGGGTCTGCCTCCTCCTAGGCAACACACTCTTCCTAATCGCTGGCTTCCAGTACATCTACATCACGTACCTCGGGTACGCTGCGCTGCCGTTTGTAGCGAGGAGTGagctcttcctcgctcCACTCCTCCCGCTCTTCGGAGGATACCTCCTGAGTCTGCTGGGGTTCAATGTTGTGCGCACAGTGCTTGAACTGTACTTTGGCGAGCCGTGGCATACCTAG
- the ARP6 gene encoding uncharacterized protein (Actin) encodes MGTPVLILDNGAYSIKAGVSGVDAEPRFFPNAVARSRTDRRIYVSDEIEAARDLSGIAYRRAFERGMLVAWDAEKPVWDRIFSSAGLDIKPPETSLLVTEPYFNLPNIAETYDQMVFEEWEFASYYRCTSASLAPYGGMFSDESDVPPECMVVVDVGYSYSHVVPTRGGEIVWEHVKRIDIGGKLLTNHLKHLISFRQWNMLDQTHVVNAVREACGYVSMDWCGDIEKCKRNPRSNPIVQEYVLPDFSAKSRSRTGYIRSGPNAQRPPEGEEARKKGPEEEEQVLWMGNERFAGPELLFNPSDIGINQTGLPETIAYVISQMPEELQGMFWAHIGIVGGLGNIEALGERLERDLRALCPSDYDIGIYEVFEPASAPYQAAVALSSHDGYLPTYPVTRAEYLEHGSSICRRKFGGPVYNVEPPGFNRDTEPVDEDEQELRYALGLDSIRGKGSKKRANDEEVTSGNWGGRRRRAQEGGLLGGRP; translated from the exons ATGGGCACACCAgtgctcatcctcgacaatgGTGCGTACAGCATCAAAGCGGGTGTGTCGGGTGTCGATGCTGAGCCGCG gtTCTTCCCCAATgccgtcgcgcgcagccGAACGGACAGGCGGATCTACGTTTCagacgagatcgaggccgCCAGAGACTTGAGTGGGATCGCGTACCGCCGCGCGTTCGAGCGG ggcATGCTCGTCGCCTGGGACGCGGAGAAGCCGGTGTGGGACCGCATTTTCTCTTCTGCCGGGCTTGAT atAAAGCCTCCAGAAACATCGCTACTCGTCACAGAGCCGTACTTCAACCTCCCCAACATCGCCGAGACATACGACCAAATGGTGTtcgaggagtgggagttCGCGAGCTACTACCGTTGCACCT CGGCCTCGTTGGCGCCATACGGAGGCATGTTCAGCGACGAGTCTGACGTTCCCCCGGAATGTATGGTCGTCGTTGACGTGGGGTACAGCTACTCGCACGTTGTGCCGACCCGCGGCGGGGAAATAGTGTGGGAACACGTTAAGCG taTCGACATCGGCGGGAAGCTTCTTACAAACCATCTGAAACACCTCATCTCGTTCCGGCAGTGGAACATGCTTGACCAGACCCACGTCGTCAACGCCGTCCGAGAAGCGTGCGGCTACGTCTCGATGGACTGGTGTGGCGATATCGAGAAGTGCAAGCGCAACCCGCGCTCCAACCCCATCGTACAAGAGTACGTCCTCCCAGACTTTAGCGCCAAGTCGCGCAGCCGGACGGGGTACATCCGCTCTGGACCGAATGCACAGCGGCCAccagaaggagaagaagcgcggaAGAAGGGGccagaagaggaggagcaagTGCTGTGGATGGGAAACGAGCGGTTCGCGGGGCCAGAGCTGCTGTTCAACCCATCCGATATTG gtATCAACCAGACCGGCCTCCCGGAGACTATAGCGTACGTCATCTCGCAGATGCCCGAAGAACTGCAAGGGATGTTCTGGGCACACATCGGCATTGTTGGCGGGCTGGGTAACATCGAGGCATTAGGAGAACGACT AGAACGCGACCTGCGCGCACTGTGCCCGTCGGACTACGACATTGGGATCTATGAGGTGTTCGA ACCCGCCTCAGCACCCTACCAGGCTGCCGTGGCATTATCCTCGCACGATGGCTACCTCCCGACTTACCCGGTCACGCGCGCCGAGTACCTCGAGCACGGCTCGTCCATCTGCCGACGCAAGTTCGGAGGGCCAGTATACAACGTCGAGCCGCCAGGCTTCAACCGCGACACAGAGCcggtggacgaggacgagcaggAGCTGCGATACGCGCTCGGACTGGACAGTATACGCGGGAAGGGAAGCAAGAAGCGGGCaaacgacgaggaggtcaCGAGCGGGAACTGGGGTGGGCGACGGAGACGCGCGCAGGAGGGCGGGCTGTTGGGAGGGCGGCCGTAG